A window of Acropora muricata isolate sample 2 chromosome 3, ASM3666990v1, whole genome shotgun sequence contains these coding sequences:
- the LOC136911244 gene encoding protein kintoun-like has product MSQTKNDKDFKMTKEELDKFEKAMKDEEFRKLLVEYAKEISDPENKKKYEEEITQMEKMRGMDVKFVNPVDGYVVKTTDSSTGVKAFINICSNHHIAKAWSQFAEREENGKKKSGHQWNIPYSLSTPRDDIDRAGKKCVVYDAVFHPNTYSKGQEDKRFKQLMIDTAIDGIHREFKATLDKKNLKFPKMNFKGVKTATVIRSKNNEGPVESAEFKVGDQTFPYPYDNKTTTADTDKEGKLLKENKEDQTKANSSLDPTVPKYRLVHRGHIDLQNFTHARDASSDTRPKEIVVYIELPKLDSAAPVELDILEKQLLLNCKNPCYHLDLALPFPVDEEHGCAKFDKSKRRLIVTLPVLRPPMSNFQERTESVDIEDQGEVVAEGDVSQSNIESSPKEKDNFSANLEQKMDTSGAADTGIENKREGEMERGTMDDLNIRFKIPQNSLDLSAPCFFTCPPYTYHQDDDVIIFVIKVPNIALDTVSLGFNKNKACITFPSGTSKPGELPPPDFSLYIQFPDDHELDTELCNIDVSEENIVLSLRKLNACKGLWDSFQAGSGEESLETKFFITDKTVDSMMTEIAEQDPWASPNNLSSVKVVSVADDCLTLEVEATCREDGNVEESNNEQMGVNFTSCEETGTKQEEDEQCENELGRNNAQFNGDSNGEKSQNREQESASSDPEVIEAVTEKRDGFVPIDVINNALRTRKSILRRTSSVSTDDSLGDENEFDGTPESPSTKNVRFNLNPNVRVFSNKKGKGKRKLEAKLRAEARKYSLESEGSGSEQSCGTSPADLGTGFNGLRGRSLDSPDLKKDEASTKEERNNEVDEVNGAGNQNEKSAGSAANDDESFGLTNSLIFELDD; this is encoded by the exons ATGTCGCAAACTAAGAATGATAAAGACTTCAAAATGACCAAAGAG GAGCTGGATAAATTTGAGAAAGCTATGAAGGATGAAGAGTTTCGAAAACTGTTGGTTGAATATGCCAAAGAGATATCAGACCCAGAAAACAAGAAG AAATATGAAGAAGAAATAACACAGATGGAAAAAATGCGAGGCATGGATGTCAAATTTGTGAATCCAGTG GATGGCTATGTGGTGAAGACAACTGACAGTAGCACAGGAGTCAAAGCATTTATCAACATTTGTTCCAATCACCATATTGCAAAGGCTTGGTCACAGTTTGCCGAGAGAGAGGAGAACGGAAAGAA AAAATCTGGACATCAGTGGAATATTCCCTATAGCTTATCAACCCCCAGAGATGACATTGATAGAG CGGGAAAGAAGTGTGTTGTGTACGATGCTGTGTTTCACCCTAATACTTATAGCAAAGGACAAGAG GACAAAAGATTTAAACAGTTGATGATCGATACAGCCATTGATGGAATACACAGAGAATTCAAAGCAACATTAGACAAGAAAA ACCTCAAATTTCCAAAGATGAATTTCAAGGGAGTGAAGACCGCTACAGTCATAAGGTCAAAAAATAATGAG GGTCCTGTTGAATCAGCTGAGTTCAAGGTTGGTGACCAGACATTCCCTTACCCCTATGATAACAAAACCACAACTGCGGACACAGACAAGGAGGGAAAGctgttgaaagaaaacaaagaagaccAGACAAAGGCCAATTCATCATTGGATCCTACTGTGCCAAAGTATAGACTTGTGCATCGAGGACATATTGACTTGCAAAACTTCACACATGCAAG GGATGCAAGTTCAGACACACGCCCCAAGGAAATTGTCGTCTACATTGAACTACCCAAGCTA GATTCTGCTGCCCCAGTGGAGTTGGACATTTTGGAGAAACAGTTATTATTAAACTGCAAGAATCCTTGCTATCACCTAGAC CTGGCATTGCCTTTCCCAGTCGACGAGGAGCATGGCTGTGCGAAGTTTGATAAAAGCAAACGGCGGTTGATCGTCACTTTGCCTGTCTTACGACCACCGATGTCAAACTTTCAGGAACGAACG GAGTCAGTTGACATAGAAGATCAAGGTGAAGTCGTAGCAGAAGGGGACGTTTCACAGAGCAACATTGAGTCGTCGCCAAAAGAGAAGGACAATTTTTCGGCAAATCTGGAACAAAAGATGGATACGTCTGGTGCAGCAGACACTGGCATTGAAAATAAACGCGAAGGTGAAATGGAAAGAGGAACGATGGATGACTTGAATATTCGCTTCAAGATTCCACAGAACTCCTTGG ATCTTTCCGCGCCCTGTTTCTTCACTTGTCCGCCTTACACCTATCATCAAGACGATGACGTAATCATATTCGTCATCAAGGTTCCAAACATCGCCCTGGACACCGTCTCTCTCGGTTTTAACAAGAACAAG GCCTGTATCACTTTTCCATCCGGAACCTCAAAGCCTGGAGAGCTGCCTCCCCCGGATTTTTCTCTATACATTCAGTTCCCGGATGATCATGAGCTCGACACAGAGCTCTGTAACATTGACGTCAGTGAGGAAAATATCGTTTTAAGCTTGCGCAAACTCAACGCCTGCAAAGGCCTGTGGGACAGTTTTCAGGCTGGTTCTGGGGAAGAAAGTTTGGAG ACAAAGTTCTTTATAACCGACAAGACGGTTGATTCTATGATGACAGAAATCGCCGAGCAGGATCCCTGG GCATCTCCAAACAATTTATCAAGCGTCAAAGTTGTGTCTGTCGCGGATGACTGCCTCACCCTTGAAGTAGAAGCCACGTGTAGAGAAGACGGGAACGTCGAGGAGTCGAACAACGAACAGATGGGAGTGAACTTTACGTCCTGCGAAGAAACAGGCACGAAACAAGAGGAGGACGAACAGTGCGAAAATGAACTTGGCAGAAATAATGCCCAGTTTAACGGCGACTCAAACGGCGAAAAATCTCAAAATCGGGAGCAAGAATCCGCGAGTTCGGACCCTGAGGTTATAGAGGCTGTGACAGAAAAACGAGATGGTTTTGTTCCAATTGATGTCATTAACAACGCATTGAGAACTAGAAAATCAATACTAAGGCGGACATCCAGCGTCTCTACAGATGATTCCCTAGGGGACGAAAATGAATTTGACGGGACTCCGGAATCTCCGAGCACGAAAAATGTCCGCTTTAATCTGAATCCGAACGTTCGTGTATTCAGcaacaaaaaaggaaagggTAAAAGGAAGTTGGAAGCAAAGCTTAGGGCCGAGGCTAGAAAATATTCTTTGGAAAGCGAAGGGAGCGGATCGGAACAAAGCTGCGGGACTTCACCCGCTGATTTAGGGACGGGATTTAACGGGTTGAGGGGTAGATCCCTTGATTCTCCCGATCTCAAAAAGGACGAAGCTTCGACCAAAGAAGAGAGAAATAATGAAGTGGACGAGGTTAATGGCGCCGGCAATCAAAACGAGAAATCAGCGGGTTCTGCAGCCAACGATGACGAATCGTTTGGTTTGACAAACAGTTTGATATTTGAATTGGATGACTGA